Within the Agromyces atrinae genome, the region AACGCCGCGTTCAACGAGACCCTCGCGTCCGAGGGCGTCGTCGCCTACCCCGCGAGCGTCGCGTTCCTCGACGAGGTGCAGAGACGAGGGGATGCCGTCGCCGTCGTCTCGAGCTCGAAGAACGCTCCTCTCGTACTGCGCGCCGCCGGCCTCGCCGACCGTTTCACCGTCGTCATCGACGGCCAGGTGGCCACCGATCTCGGCATTCCGGGCAAGCCCTCCCCCGCGACATACGAGCACGCGGCATCCGTTCTGGGAATTCCCACGCAACAGTCAGCCGTCATCGAAGACGCCGAATCCGGAGTCGAAGCCGGCGCAGCCGGCGACTTCGGAGTCGTCATCGGTGTCGATCGCGGCGTCGGTCGCGATACTCTCGACCGTCTCGGTGCCGACCTCGTGGTCGACGAGCTCGATGAGTTGATCCCCCTCCTCCCGCAGAACGGAGAACCCGTATGAGGTTCGTCGGCGACGATCCCCTCGACCGCACACGCTTCCCCATCGATGAATGGGCGCTCGTCGAGACCGAATTCGAGGCCTCCGACTTCGGCACGACCGAGACGCTCTTCGCGGTCGGCAACGGCTACCTCGGCCTCCGCGGCAACGTCGAAGAGGGCCGCGACGGGCATGTTCACGGAACGTTCATCAACGGATTCCACGAGACCTGGCCGATCCGTCACGCCGAAGAGGCGTTCGGCTTCGCGCGCGTCGGTCAGACGATCGTCAATGCCCCCGATGCCAAGGTCATCCGTCTCTATGTCGACGACGAGCCGCTCGTGCTCACCGAGGCCGACCTGCTCTCGTACGAGCGTCGCCTCGACTTCCGCGAGGGCGTG harbors:
- a CDS encoding HAD family hydrolase; amino-acid sequence: MATNDDTTTPLAGIRAWLFDLDGVLTPTAEVHMRAWSRLFTPFLEEHGALPYSDDDYFAYIDGKPRYDGVRSLLESRGITLPDGDASDSPDAPTVAGLGNRKNAAFNETLASEGVVAYPASVAFLDEVQRRGDAVAVVSSSKNAPLVLRAAGLADRFTVVIDGQVATDLGIPGKPSPATYEHAASVLGIPTQQSAVIEDAESGVEAGAAGDFGVVIGVDRGVGRDTLDRLGADLVVDELDELIPLLPQNGEPV